Genomic DNA from Stigmatopora argus isolate UIUO_Sarg chromosome 13, RoL_Sarg_1.0, whole genome shotgun sequence:
ATTTTTCCTTGGTTGTTTCTTTTGTCGAAGTTTCCTCTCACTCTGGCCCAGTTGTGTCCCAGACTCATGGTGAATGCCTTTCTTGTCTCAGCTCCATTCAGGTGGAAACTTTGTCTCAGCTGTTCAAAATTATTGGACCATTCAATTGGGTCATTTATTGGGTCTCCCAGTCCTTTGCATGCTTCGGTGCATTCGGACTCAGTCCATGGACGGTGGACGAGAATGGTTTGATCGCGATCTCCGTTCACTTGGAAGTGTGGGTTTGCAACTTCAACAATGGGATACATTTGGCTTGGTGGTGCCCATGGTTGTGGTCAGCGTGAGGTCCTTGAAATGCTATCAAGGAAGGGTAGAATTGTCcccctctttttctttttgtgctctcgtctgcattttgatgactCCTGCTGGTCCTGCAGGGGCATCTGTGGGCTCTGGCTTGCCCCTCCTTTCTTCATCGTGTGGTATGTAAGagacattttgtaacttgagaTGTTGCTCTTGTGTGTGCATTTCAGGTCCCCCTCCCTCATTGTGCCCTTGGCTTGTAAAATGAGCCTGGTACGGCCTGTCCGCAGAGGGGGCATAGGAGGGGGGCCACTGTCTCTTCATGGGGTCTAATATCAATCAAAGCTGtcatacttgttttttgttcatcttgtttaattttcttcataattttttgtttctgtcttaATTGGGCCTGAACGATCCAAACTTGAATATCTTGAAGCTCCTTTACGTATTTTATTTCTGACGTACTTCTCAATGTTATACACAATTCTCCAACGAATGGAGCATTTTCCTTTCTTGTAGGAAAATGGGGCCTTAtgctgggttggattctacaaattaatttgaaaagtaCCTTACCGCTCAGATGCGCTCTGCGTCCGGTGGGATGGATTCGATTCCTTCTTCTGGACAGCGGAGAATCGATCACCCTTCTCCTCAATGGGGAAACAGCTGACGTCAGATTTATGGATTGATTATTCGCGATCCAAAATCAAGATGCAAATCCTCCAGGGTTTTGGGCACGAGAATGTTGGGGCTACTTGCCAAAACTTCAATAAATTCGAACACAAGAGCACACACTGAGACAgaaataatgaaatttaaagccacgtctgcagaggcggggggaAAGCAACAATTCAGATGCCAGAGAATGTGACTACTCTCCAGGCTCCTCCAAGCTGTTTCCCGCTGAAAAGCTTCTTCAACGGTGTATTTAATAGAGGTAGaacaagtcataaaaatgggaggcgttGATACAAATGAAGTAGGTGGAGTACAAaaggtgtagtgcacattttaaccaataggtgtaactaaaattctattctagtaacttttaatacatcagagtgcaaaagtgtgcaagattaaatataagaatacaattcatatttcacactcTCCTTGGAAAAAATCATACTGTTCCACTGGTATACTGCATCACAAAATCTAAAACTCAAAGAACATATGATATGATATTTTCTAAGATTAAAGAAAGGCGTGTTATGGAGTAATCAACAGTTATAGAACTAGGGTTCTAtaactgttgattttgaaaagGCCGCAATAAGTAGTATACAAAAGCATTTTCCAAACTCACACATCTGGATGCTTTTTCCATTTCGGTCAGTGCCTAtgcctttggagaaaaattcagGCATGTGgcctacaaaattggtatagtgACCCAATGAATACtttactaataaaaaaaactttcagcaCTGGCGTTCGTCCCAAAGGAGGATGTCATAGAAGCATTTAATGAATTAATGGCTTCACTAGACGAGGAAATAGATTAAGTCATATCAGAATTTCTCGTCTACTTTGAGACTACTTGGCTAGGTGCTGTTTTAAGGGGAAGGCGATGCCGTCTAGGTTTtgctatccccttatggaatgttagagaaaagaccttgctgggAATACCATGCATTAATAATTCTGTTGAAGGTTGGCACCGCGCATTTCAACGTAGAATGTCAGTCGTCCATCCAAATTTTGATAATTAATAACTTTAATACACTTGTGGATGCCACAAGTCAGATGTTTAGAAACTGGAATAATTGTTTCAATTCAGATAAGGTAAATATTTCCTAATCATAAGGTTTGGActtgaaaaaataatgtaagaagAGTTTTTGAGCaggtggcacgagtggttagtgcttcggcctcacaactctggagtcctggattcaaatccagctcatggccatctgtgtggagtttgcatgttctcctgcgtgggtttcctccagatacgccgggtcagctgggataggctccagcaccccccacgaccctaatgaggataaagcggttcagaaaatgagatgacatgagaTGAGTTTTTGAGCCTGCGTGAAGTGTGAAAATATGTTCAACTAATTTTCTAACTTGAAATTTTTAATATAGGAATTAATGGGACCTGATACCGGGAGACTTTGACAAAAGCCCAAGAGTCTATTATCAAAATTATTATGAATTagtattaatatagtaagcactaatacatttgaatgtaggatttatttggacaaaaaaggggggaaaaagtgttTTAATGGAATTGGAGCCTTGTTTTTCATCCCACAATACTCTGCCACTCTGGGATATAAATGGTCAGGTTTTGGCTTGGGAGAATGAGTTGCTGTAGATTTTAAAGTTCAAATTGgttattgaatttaattcattacTCACAGGTTGAAAAAATCAGCCTTCTAATTTCAATGGTGACAAAAAAGGAGGGCATTATTCTCTGGGATTTAAAACTCTaaatggaaaatgaacaaattaataTATGTGAATTTGAATGTTCAGAGAGTATCCTACATGTTTTATCAATACCATGAAGATCAGCTATAGAAGAAATTAATTCATAAATCACCAAAGAGGGAAACATTTTTGTGAATTTAACCAATCTTTTTTATTATGCTAAATTGGACTTAGCTATTGTAGAAAATTGGAACTTTTGGAGATTTTGAGTAAAAGCCTATTTGAAATGCTTTCTCTTCAGGTTTAATGAGTGGACTGCAACAATTAGATACAGCTATATGGggattgcaaatgttttattaatgaGTAATTATTCCAAAGGAAAAATTTGACCTTAATTTTTAAGGGATTGTTTTCTTGTCATATCATGTTTGTCATGATTTCCAAATAAACAGTTGATAAAGACAGGGTCTTAGTATCAAGttgaatgttgttttatttaatctttttttcagaATTCTGATTAGAGCACCCCCCCATGATTAGATGGTGACAGGCACCTTGTTCAGTAAGCTTAAAGTCATCCTACATTCTGGCGGGGTcgtatattttgaaaatgacacaaattggaatgtatattttaaatatattacaaaccccCTGTTTACACAGCTAAAACTGTGTAACAAAACTAgcaatcaaataaaattaacaCAAAACCTTCagtatggttaaaaaaaaaaaaaacttttgcaaTTTTGACGTACacacgaaagaaaaaaaacactttatgcACTACTTCATTTTGGTAAGAAAAAATCTAGAAAGAAAAtattggattagattggataactttattcatcccttattcaggaaatttcattgtcacagcaccaagagggtgagaatgtcGGTACAGGAAaagcatagttacacatagttacaagttagacaatacagtcgcaaaggccgcagaacaacaaagcaaaaagcacaaagtacaaagcaaagtatgaAGAATaaacagtagcagagtataacccctcgactccctttctggcctggtaagcgccgacagctcttcaatcttatcggggagggatctcactttcctcataataatagatggaatggttggtctgaagcgtcgcttcttctcccggcacttttgtccagctccggatttccagcggcgttgaggtgttgctccttctgctacGCATTGTTcccagctagtcccatgtgtatgacagcgtaggcatggctgaatggttccaaaaaagaagtagcagaaagaagccaggctaacagaacaaagaaagttgtaaaaacattaaagtaaaaagtataaagtacaaagtaaagtaaaaaggaatgtattaagaaatattaaaatgtaataaaaaaagatagaaaggctgtaaaacacgaaaaacaaataagagtggacagagctactgccaccgactgccacgtgacggcgccatcttggaaaaaaatatataaattataaaaattataaaaaaatataaatgaaatcCTCTTCGACTAGATAGTCCGCCACTGACCTTCTTCTcgttcttcctcctcttcttccagcGGTCTGTGATCTCAGTCTGGGTCCATCAGCAATACAAGTCCACATTCAAACCAAATTTACCATGGGTCTAGACATTATTTAATAATCTTCCAATAGAACAGCATCAAAACGGCCATGTGAAGGAGAGCCAATAGGAGAACACTGAATGGGAAAATCATACACAAGTGATTGAGTAGCAGAAACATTAGAGTtataaatactaaaaataaatctcctAATCATAGGTTTCACACATGCAACAATACAGCAACTaagaagtaaaaataataataagaaaaagtaATTAAAGAAGCCATTAAAGAAACTatcaactttttccattttgcaaGATTGTAAAAAGCAATCCTAATTTTGTATAAATGAGTAATCAATAGTGCCGATGATAGAATTCAATAGTTTAGGACATTCACATTTGAATAGACAGTACTTTAAAGTGCAACATAAATATTACATATGATAAACCAGGATAAAGGAACTCTTCAGCCAGATCCATAATCAGCCCGAGGCAAACTGCTTTTTATCAGACGCATGCATATCTGTGACAttgaagggcagagagcattataaaagacagtacacatcccggcttccaccacttcaacctgctgccctctggaaggcgctacagagctataactgcaaaggccggaaacggagacgaggggttgtactctgttactgttgattcttcagctcctgACAACTGTGGgactgtgcagataagcttggaagagtgactctgcatattttcaacctctgtcacagtctgcagaagtcccTCATCTTTTGGTAGACTtcatgtgtgtggttccagttttatccaactctacaatgtatttttcttgtgtctgtatccgtttttgctactgcaaccaagatggcgccgttcaagtgcaagtggcagccggtaacggtagctccgtccgtccttgctcgttttgtgtttctggtgcttttctgtctttttttgcattttggtatttcttAATGATTTCTCATATacattgctttgctttgtactttgtgctttttgctttcttgttctgcggcctttgcgactcggctccacccgtcgcgtggcttggtttctttgtgctagtcccagacgtctttggagccgttcaggcgtgcctccgctgtcatgcacgcAGAATCAGCTGTAAGCAGTGCCGATAGTGCCAGGAGAAGAGGCAAGactccagaccgagcattccatcattgttatgggagcccGAGATCTCTctccggtcagatggaggagctgccggtgcttgctgggctgcttgtgtgctttgaagccccccaccggtCTCTCCGAGGTCCACAAtgccttgtgtgtcttgtgtctgtcttgctactgcaaccaagaaatttcccaaatacgggatgaaataaagttccaaccaaccattcacagtggtacctcaacatacgagtgccccaacacgagcaatttgagatacgagtaaattttttagcgaatatttgtcttgagatacgatacaaattttgatttacgagcagacagtggatgcgagaggctgctcataagaagatcatgggcactgtctctctccccgcaactccctcgtgtaatgtctctgtggtcgcaactccctcgtgtaaggtctctacgaacactgggtggagcgttggattttttcagtgttgtttTTCCGTTATTCAGTGCGGATGGCGTATCtactacttctggttggcaagcggtcgtgcgttatcctattgtgaggacatttgtgtgcatcattttgggaatattttgaagggcatacaaaagcaaacaaccctcaataggttgcatctgaaagtcagggtagaggcggggtagaggcggggcaaatagagccaaga
This window encodes:
- the LOC144086826 gene encoding uncharacterized protein LOC144086826; its protein translation is MAPFKCKWQPSQTSLEPFRRASAVMHAESAVSSADSARRRGKTPDRAFHHCYGSPRSLSGQMEELPVLAGLLVCFEAPHRSLREGRNEFVFSSFLWEPFIGVTRKSTYELSPGMHQARISRLRDWCN